Proteins encoded by one window of Arabidopsis thaliana chromosome 2, partial sequence:
- a CDS encoding ARM repeat superfamily protein (ARM repeat superfamily protein; FUNCTIONS IN: protein transporter activity, binding; INVOLVED IN: biological_process unknown; LOCATED IN: cellular_component unknown; CONTAINS InterPro DOMAIN/s: HEAT (InterPro:IPR000357), Armadillo-like helical (InterPro:IPR011989), Armadillo-type fold (InterPro:IPR016024); BEST Arabidopsis thaliana protein match is: transportin 1 (TAIR:AT2G16950.2); Has 1191 Blast hits to 1183 proteins in 217 species: Archae - 0; Bacteria - 0; Metazoa - 517; Fungi - 331; Plants - 200; Viruses - 0; Other Eukaryotes - 143 (source: NCBI BLink).) gives MAYEDDDETLLNEEEWNLRACSAKFIGILANVFGDEILLTLMPLIEAKLSKFDDETWKEREAAVFAFGAIAEGCNSFFYPHLIVAILRRLLDDQSPLVRRITCWTLYQFGTYVFEESNLENSKLFTKVLHGFRFKLLDSNIWVQEAACLALTTFEEDAGDKLVPHLEKILQQLMRAFGKYQKRNLKVLLDAIRALADSVGINLNKRAYIKILIPPLVSTLEQISNSDKDVIPLLKCFTSISKALEVGFAPFSWYVFERCMDILQLQQLAKVDHDFAGVQYDQNIVVCSLEFFSGLSKGLVSGIESLVSQSNLRDMLLKCFMDETPDVRESAFALICHLTKVLPDYLEPRLLEFLEIASQQLSANFSGENLSAANNACKAIGELAVKYPQEVSPIVTNVVYSLGMIIQLGETLELKSLTTLVEYNAIELAMNSAITVGILARIRPDLSARSIENFMKPWCMRLATLDDDSTKENAFQGLCEMVKVNPSRYVSSVAFICLAIASWKDMENKVIQSEFSKVLIGYKNMLGKNSWEECLSVLDPLAKERLAARYQV, from the exons ATGGCTTATGAAGATGACGATGAGACACTTTTGAATGAAGAG GAGTGGAATTTAAGAGCATGCAGTGCAAAATTTATTGGTATTCTCGCTAATGTATTTGGAGATGAAATTCTTCTAACACTCATGCCTCTTATTGAG GCAAAACTATCAAAATTCGATGATGAGACTTGGAAAGAGAGGGAAGCTGCAGTGTTTGCTTTTGGAGCCATTGCTGAAGGAtgcaatagttttttttacccTCATTTG ATTGTAGCAATCCTTCGTCGTCTTTTAGATGATCAATCTCCTCTCGTACGAAGGATAACGTGTTGGACACTTTATCAATTTGGCACATATGTTTTTGAG GAAAGTAATTTGGAGAATAGTAAACTCTTTACAAAAGTTCTTCATGGTTTTCGTTTCAAACTTTTGGATTCGAACATCTGGGTCCAGGAAGCTGCATGTTTGGCTTTGACAACTTTTGAAGAG GATGCTGGTGACAAATTAGTACCACACCtggaaaaaatattacaacaGCTAATGCGCGCTTTTGGAAAGTATCAG aAGAGGAACTTAAAAGTTCTTCTTGATGCTATTAGAGCACTAGCAGATTCAGTTGGAATCAATCTGAACAAG CGTGCTTatattaagattttgattCCCCCACTGGTTTCAACGTTGGAACAAATTTCCAATTCAGATAAAGATGTAATTCCATTGCTGAAGTGCTTCACATCCATTTCTAAG GCTTTAGAAGTAGGATTCGCTCCATTTTCTTGGTATGTTTTCGAGAGGTGCATGGATATCCTTCAACTACAACAGCTAGCTAAG GTTGATCATGATTTTGCCGGGGTTCAATACGACCAAAATATCGTCGTTTGttctcttgaatttttttctggACTTTCTAAAGGGCTTGTCAGTGGGATAGAGTCTCTG GTTTCACAAAGTAATCTAAGGGATATGCTTCTTAAGTGTTTCATGGATGAAACTCCAGATGTTAGAGAAAGTGCTTTTGCCCTTATTTGTCATCTTACAAAA GTACTCCCGGATTATCTAGAACCCCGCCTGCTTGAGTTCCTCGAAATCGCCAGCCAACAACTG AGTGCAAATTTTAGCGGAGAAAACCTTTCTGCTGCGAATAATGCTTGTAAAGCAATAGGAGAATTAGCGGTCAAG TATCCTCAAGAAGTCTCACCAATTGTGACCAATGTTGTCTATTCATTAGGCATGATTATTCAACTCGGAGAG ACACTAGAGTTGAAGAGTTTAACTACACTAGTTGAATACAATGCAATTGAACTAGCTATGAACAGTGCAATTACCGTTGGGATACTAGCACGGATTCGTCCAGACCTCAGTGCACGATCCATTGAGAACTTCATGAAGCCTTGGTGCATGAGATTGGCAAC GTTAGATGATGACagtacaaaagaaaatgcatTTCAAGGGTTATGTGAAATG GTTAAGGTGAATCCATCAAGATATGTCAGCTCCGTTGCTTTCATATGCTTAGCGATCGCAAGCTGGAAA GATATGGAAAACAAGGTCATCCAAAGCGAATTCTCCAAAGTGCTGATAGGCTATAAAAAC ATGCTTGGAAAAAACTCATGGGAAGAATGTCTCTCTGTTTTGGATCCTCTTGCTAAGGAAAGGCTTGCTGCGAGGTATCAAGTGTGA
- the TRN1 gene encoding transportin 1 (transportin 1 (TRN1); CONTAINS InterPro DOMAIN/s: HEAT (InterPro:IPR000357), Importin-beta, N-terminal (InterPro:IPR001494), Armadillo-like helical (InterPro:IPR011989), Armadillo-type fold (InterPro:IPR016024); BEST Arabidopsis thaliana protein match is: ARM repeat superfamily protein (TAIR:AT2G16960.1); Has 35333 Blast hits to 34131 proteins in 2444 species: Archae - 798; Bacteria - 22429; Metazoa - 974; Fungi - 991; Plants - 531; Viruses - 0; Other Eukaryotes - 9610 (source: NCBI BLink).), whose amino-acid sequence MAATAVVWQPRDDGLAEICSLLEQQISPSSVVDKSQIWKQLQHFSQFPDFNNYLVFILVRAEGKSVEVRQAAGLLLKNNLRGAYPSMTQENQKYIKSELLPCLGAADRNIRTTVGTIISVIVNIEGVSGWHELLPALVTCLDSNDLNHMDGAMDALSKICEDIPHVLDTEVPGLAERPINIFLPRLLQFFQSPHASLRKLALGSVNQYIIIMPAALYNSLDKYLQGLFVLANDPVPEVRKLVCAAFVHLTEVLPSSIEPHLRNVMEYMLQVNRDPDEEVSLEACEFWSAYCDAQLPPENLKEFLPRLIPVLLENMAYADDDESLLDAEEDESQPDRDQDLKPRFHTSRLHGSEDFDDDDDDSFNVWNLRKCSAAAIDVLSNVFGDEILPALMPLIQKNLSASGDEAWKQREAAVLALGAIAEGCMNGLYPHLSEIVAFLLPLLDDKFPLIRSISCWTLSRFGKYLIQESGNPKGYEQFEKVLMGLLRRLLDTNKRVQEAACSAFATVEEDAAEELVPHLGVILQHLMCAFGKYQRRNLRIVYDAIGTLADSVREELNKPAYLEILMPPLVAKWQQLSNSDKDLFPLLECFTSISQALGVGFAPFAQPVFQRCMDIIQLQQLAKVNPASAGAQYDREFIVCSLDLLSGLAEGLGSGIESLVQQSNLRDLLLNCCIDEAADVRQSAFALMGDLARVFPVYLQPRLLDFLEIASQQLSANLNRENLSVANNACWAIGELAVKVRQEVSPIVAKVVSSLGLILQHGEGVNKALVENSAITLGRLAWIRPDLVAPHMDHFMKPWCMALSMVRDDIEKEDAFRGLCAVVKVNPSGGVSSLVFICQAIASWHEIRSEDVQTEVSQVLNGYKHMLGNSWAECLSALDPPVKERLARYQV is encoded by the exons ACAGATTTCTCCTTCCTCCGTCGTTGACAAGTCTCAGATTTGGAAGCAGCTTCAACACTTCTCTCAGTTTCCTGATTTCAACAACTATCTCGTCTTCATCCTCGTTCGCGCTGAG GGAAAGTCTGTTGAGGTTCGTCAAGCTGCTGGAttgcttttgaaaaataatttgaggGGTGCTTATCCATCCATGactcaagaaaaccaaaaatatatcaagTCAGAGTTACTGCCTTGTCTGGGAGCAGCGGACAGGAATATACGGACTACAGTTGGAACTATCATCAGTGTTATTGTTAATATTGAGGGAGTTTCTGGATGGCATGAGCTTTTGCCAGCTCTTGTTACTTGTTTAGACAGTAATGACCTTAATCACATGGATGGTGCTATGGATGCATTGTCAAAG ATTTGTGAGGATATTCCGCATGTCTTGGATACAGAAGTGCCTGGCTTAGCAGAACGCCCTATCAACATTTTCCTGCCTAGGCTATTACAG TTTTTTCAGTCACCCCATGCTTCACTGAGGAAGCTTGCCCTGGGTTCTGTGAACCAGTATATCATTATAATGCCTGCT GCTTTGTACAATTCATTGGATAAGTACCTTCAGGGGTTGTTTGTCCTAGCCAATGATCCTGTACCAGAAGTCAGAAAATTG gtCTGCGCAGCATTTGTGCATCTCACGGAAGTACTCCCCTCATCTATAGAg CCGCATCTCAGGAATGTCATGGAATACATGTTACAAGTTAATAGAGACCCTGACGAAGAAGTGTCGCTCGAAGCATGTGAATTTTG GTCTGCATACTGTGATGCTCAGCTACCTCCAGAGAACTTGAAAGAGTTTCTGCCACGCCTAATTCCA GTGTTGCTCGAAAACATGGCTTATGCAGATGACGACGAGTCACTTTTGGATGCAGag GAAGATGAGTCTCAACCAGACAGAGATCAG GATTTAAAACCTCGTTTTCACACATCAAGACTTCATGGATCAgaagattttgatgatgat GATGATGACTCGTTTAATGTGTGGAATTTAAGAAAGTGTAGTGCAGCAGCTATTGACGTTCTCTCTAATGTTTTTGGAGATGAAATCCTTCCAGCACTCATGCCCCTAATTCAG AAAAATTTATCAGCTTCTGGTGATGAGGCCTGGAAACAAAGGGAAGCTGCTGTTTTGGCTCTCGGCGCTATTGCTGAAGGCTGCATGAATGGTCTTTACCCTCACTTGTCTGAG ATCGTGgcatttcttcttcctcttttagATGATAAATTCCCGCTCATACGGAGCATATCTTGCTGGACGCTTTCTCGATTTGGCAAGTATCTTATCCAG gAAAGTGGCAATCCGAAGGGTTATGAACAATTTGAGAAAGTTCTTATGGGTCTTCTCCGCAGACTCTTGGATACGAACAAGCGGGTTCAGGAGGCTGCCTGTTCAGCTTTTGCAACTGTTGAAGAG GATGCTGCTGAAGAGTTAGTGCCACACCTGGGTGTAATACTGCAGCATCTGATGTGCGCTTTTGGAAAGTATCAG AGACGGAATTTAAGAATTGTTTATGATGCTATTGGAACACTGGCAGATTCAGTTAGAGAAGAGTTGAACAAG CCTGCTTATCTTGAGATTCTGATGCCTCCACTGGTTGCAAAGTGGCAACAACTTTCAAATTCAGATAAAGATCTATTTCCATTGCTAGAGTGCTTTACATCCATTTCTCAG GCTTTAGGTGTAGGATTCGCTCCATTTGCTCAGCCTGTTTTCCAGAGATGCATGGATATCATCCAATTGCAGCAGCTGGCTAAG GTTAATCCTGCTTCTGCTGGGGCTCAGTATGACAGAGAATTTATTGTTTGTTCTCTTGATTTGCTTTCTGGACTTGCTGAAGGGCTTGGCAGTGGGATAGAGTCTCTG GTTCAACAAAGTAACCTAAGGGATCTGCTTCTCAATTGTTGCATTGATGAAGCTGCTGATGTCAGACAAAGTGCTTTTGCCTTGATGGGTGATCTAGCAAGA GTTTTCCCAGTCTATCTACAACCCCGCCTGCTTGATTTCCTTGAAATTGCAAGCCAGCAACTG AGTGCAAACCTTAATAGAGAAAACCTTTCTGTCGCAAATAATGCTTGTTGGGCCATTGGAGAATTAGCGGTCAAG GTTCGTCAAGAAGTCTCACCAATTGTGGCCAAAGTTGTCTCTTCCCTAGGCCTGATTCTTCAACATGGAGAG GGTGTCAATAAGGCACTAGTTGAGAACAGTGCAATAACCCTTGGGAGACTAGCATGGATTCGTCCAGACCTCGTTGCACCACACATGGACCACTTTATGAAGCCATGGTGCATGGCATTGTCAAT GGTACGTGATGAcattgagaaagaagatgCGTTTAGAGGATTATGTGCAGTG GTTAAAGTGAATCCATCAGGAGGTGTCAGCTCACTTGTTTTCATATGCCAAGCCATTGCGAGTTGGCAT GAAATAAGAAGCGAGGATGTCCAGACCGAAGTCTCCCAAGTACTGAACGGTTATAAACAT ATGCTGGGAAACTCATGGGCGGAATGTTTATCTGCTTTGGATCCTCCTGTAAAGGAAAGGCTTGCGAGATATCAAGTGTAA
- the TRN1 gene encoding transportin 1 (transportin 1 (TRN1); CONTAINS InterPro DOMAIN/s: HEAT (InterPro:IPR000357), Importin-beta, N-terminal (InterPro:IPR001494), Armadillo-like helical (InterPro:IPR011989), Armadillo-type fold (InterPro:IPR016024); BEST Arabidopsis thaliana protein match is: ARM repeat superfamily protein (TAIR:AT2G16960.1); Has 1831 Blast hits to 1766 proteins in 228 species: Archae - 0; Bacteria - 2; Metazoa - 686; Fungi - 563; Plants - 278; Viruses - 0; Other Eukaryotes - 302 (source: NCBI BLink).), translating to MAATAVVWQPRDDGLAEICSLLEQQISPSSVVDKSQIWKQLQHFSQFPDFNNYLVFILVRAEGKSVEVRQAAGLLLKNNLRGAYPSMTQENQKYIKSELLPCLGAADRNIRTTVGTIISVIVNIEGVSGWHELLPALVTCLDSNDLNHMDGAMDALSKICEDIPHVLDTEVPGLAERPINIFLPRLLQFFQSPHASLRKLALGSVNQYIIIMPAVIWQALYNSLDKYLQGLFVLANDPVPEVRKLVCAAFVHLTEVLPSSIEPHLRNVMEYMLQVNRDPDEEVSLEACEFWSAYCDAQLPPENLKEFLPRLIPVLLENMAYADDDESLLDAEEDESQPDRDQDLKPRFHTSRLHGSEDFDDDDDDSFNVWNLRKCSAAAIDVLSNVFGDEILPALMPLIQKNLSASGDEAWKQREAAVLALGAIAEGCMNGLYPHLSEIVAFLLPLLDDKFPLIRSISCWTLSRFGKYLIQESGNPKGYEQFEKVLMGLLRRLLDTNKRVQEAACSAFATVEEDAAEELVPHLGVILQHLMCAFGKYQRRNLRIVYDAIGTLADSVREELNKPAYLEILMPPLVAKWQQLSNSDKDLFPLLECFTSISQALGVGFAPFAQPVFQRCMDIIQLQQLAKVNPASAGAQYDREFIVCSLDLLSGLAEGLGSGIESLVQQSNLRDLLLNCCIDEAADVRQSAFALMGDLARVFPVYLQPRLLDFLEIASQQLSANLNRENLSVANNACWAIGELAVKVRQEVSPIVAKVVSSLGLILQHGEGVNKALVENSAITLGRLAWIRPDLVAPHMDHFMKPWCMALSMVRDDIEKEDAFRGLCAVVKVNPSGGVSSLVFICQAIASWHEIRSEDVQTEVSQVLNGYKHMLGNSWAECLSALDPPVKERLARYQV from the exons ACAGATTTCTCCTTCCTCCGTCGTTGACAAGTCTCAGATTTGGAAGCAGCTTCAACACTTCTCTCAGTTTCCTGATTTCAACAACTATCTCGTCTTCATCCTCGTTCGCGCTGAG GGAAAGTCTGTTGAGGTTCGTCAAGCTGCTGGAttgcttttgaaaaataatttgaggGGTGCTTATCCATCCATGactcaagaaaaccaaaaatatatcaagTCAGAGTTACTGCCTTGTCTGGGAGCAGCGGACAGGAATATACGGACTACAGTTGGAACTATCATCAGTGTTATTGTTAATATTGAGGGAGTTTCTGGATGGCATGAGCTTTTGCCAGCTCTTGTTACTTGTTTAGACAGTAATGACCTTAATCACATGGATGGTGCTATGGATGCATTGTCAAAG ATTTGTGAGGATATTCCGCATGTCTTGGATACAGAAGTGCCTGGCTTAGCAGAACGCCCTATCAACATTTTCCTGCCTAGGCTATTACAG TTTTTTCAGTCACCCCATGCTTCACTGAGGAAGCTTGCCCTGGGTTCTGTGAACCAGTATATCATTATAATGCCTGCTGTAA TTTGGCAGGCTTTGTACAATTCATTGGATAAGTACCTTCAGGGGTTGTTTGTCCTAGCCAATGATCCTGTACCAGAAGTCAGAAAATTG gtCTGCGCAGCATTTGTGCATCTCACGGAAGTACTCCCCTCATCTATAGAg CCGCATCTCAGGAATGTCATGGAATACATGTTACAAGTTAATAGAGACCCTGACGAAGAAGTGTCGCTCGAAGCATGTGAATTTTG GTCTGCATACTGTGATGCTCAGCTACCTCCAGAGAACTTGAAAGAGTTTCTGCCACGCCTAATTCCA GTGTTGCTCGAAAACATGGCTTATGCAGATGACGACGAGTCACTTTTGGATGCAGag GAAGATGAGTCTCAACCAGACAGAGATCAG GATTTAAAACCTCGTTTTCACACATCAAGACTTCATGGATCAgaagattttgatgatgat GATGATGACTCGTTTAATGTGTGGAATTTAAGAAAGTGTAGTGCAGCAGCTATTGACGTTCTCTCTAATGTTTTTGGAGATGAAATCCTTCCAGCACTCATGCCCCTAATTCAG AAAAATTTATCAGCTTCTGGTGATGAGGCCTGGAAACAAAGGGAAGCTGCTGTTTTGGCTCTCGGCGCTATTGCTGAAGGCTGCATGAATGGTCTTTACCCTCACTTGTCTGAG ATCGTGgcatttcttcttcctcttttagATGATAAATTCCCGCTCATACGGAGCATATCTTGCTGGACGCTTTCTCGATTTGGCAAGTATCTTATCCAG gAAAGTGGCAATCCGAAGGGTTATGAACAATTTGAGAAAGTTCTTATGGGTCTTCTCCGCAGACTCTTGGATACGAACAAGCGGGTTCAGGAGGCTGCCTGTTCAGCTTTTGCAACTGTTGAAGAG GATGCTGCTGAAGAGTTAGTGCCACACCTGGGTGTAATACTGCAGCATCTGATGTGCGCTTTTGGAAAGTATCAG AGACGGAATTTAAGAATTGTTTATGATGCTATTGGAACACTGGCAGATTCAGTTAGAGAAGAGTTGAACAAG CCTGCTTATCTTGAGATTCTGATGCCTCCACTGGTTGCAAAGTGGCAACAACTTTCAAATTCAGATAAAGATCTATTTCCATTGCTAGAGTGCTTTACATCCATTTCTCAG GCTTTAGGTGTAGGATTCGCTCCATTTGCTCAGCCTGTTTTCCAGAGATGCATGGATATCATCCAATTGCAGCAGCTGGCTAAG GTTAATCCTGCTTCTGCTGGGGCTCAGTATGACAGAGAATTTATTGTTTGTTCTCTTGATTTGCTTTCTGGACTTGCTGAAGGGCTTGGCAGTGGGATAGAGTCTCTG GTTCAACAAAGTAACCTAAGGGATCTGCTTCTCAATTGTTGCATTGATGAAGCTGCTGATGTCAGACAAAGTGCTTTTGCCTTGATGGGTGATCTAGCAAGA GTTTTCCCAGTCTATCTACAACCCCGCCTGCTTGATTTCCTTGAAATTGCAAGCCAGCAACTG AGTGCAAACCTTAATAGAGAAAACCTTTCTGTCGCAAATAATGCTTGTTGGGCCATTGGAGAATTAGCGGTCAAG GTTCGTCAAGAAGTCTCACCAATTGTGGCCAAAGTTGTCTCTTCCCTAGGCCTGATTCTTCAACATGGAGAG GGTGTCAATAAGGCACTAGTTGAGAACAGTGCAATAACCCTTGGGAGACTAGCATGGATTCGTCCAGACCTCGTTGCACCACACATGGACCACTTTATGAAGCCATGGTGCATGGCATTGTCAAT GGTACGTGATGAcattgagaaagaagatgCGTTTAGAGGATTATGTGCAGTG GTTAAAGTGAATCCATCAGGAGGTGTCAGCTCACTTGTTTTCATATGCCAAGCCATTGCGAGTTGGCAT GAAATAAGAAGCGAGGATGTCCAGACCGAAGTCTCCCAAGTACTGAACGGTTATAAACAT ATGCTGGGAAACTCATGGGCGGAATGTTTATCTGCTTTGGATCCTCCTGTAAAGGAAAGGCTTGCGAGATATCAAGTGTAA
- a CDS encoding ARM repeat superfamily protein (ARM repeat superfamily protein; FUNCTIONS IN: protein transporter activity, binding; INVOLVED IN: biological_process unknown; LOCATED IN: cellular_component unknown; CONTAINS InterPro DOMAIN/s: HEAT (InterPro:IPR000357), Armadillo-like helical (InterPro:IPR011989), Armadillo-type fold (InterPro:IPR016024); BEST Arabidopsis thaliana protein match is: transportin 1 (TAIR:AT2G16950.2); Has 1360 Blast hits to 1320 proteins in 223 species: Archae - 0; Bacteria - 2; Metazoa - 550; Fungi - 387; Plants - 216; Viruses - 0; Other Eukaryotes - 205 (source: NCBI BLink).), which produces MAYEDDDETLLNEEEVESQPDIDQAQNDKEWNLRACSAKFIGILANVFGDEILLTLMPLIEAKLSKFDDETWKEREAAVFAFGAIAEGCNSFFYPHLAEIVAILRRLLDDQSPLVRRITCWTLYQFGTYVFEESNLENSKLFTKVLHGFRFKLLDSNIWVQEAACLALTTFEEDAGDKLVPHLEKILQQLMRAFGKYQKRNLKVLLDAIRALADSVGINLNKRAYIKILIPPLVSTLEQISNSDKDVIPLLKCFTSISKVSQSNLRDMLLKCFMDETPDVRESAFALICHLTKVLPDYLEPRLLEFLEIASQQLSANFSGENLSAANNACKAIGELAVKYPQEVSPIVTNVVYSLGMIIQLGETLELKSLTTLVEYNAIELAMNSAITVGILARIRPDLSARSIENFMKPWCMRLATLDDDSTKENAFQGLCEMVKVNPSRYVSSVAFICLAIASWKDMENKVIQSEFSKVLIGYKNMLGKNSWEECLSVLDPLAKERLAARYQV; this is translated from the exons ATGGCTTATGAAGATGACGATGAGACACTTTTGAATGAAGAG GAGGTTGAATCTCAACCAGACATCGATCAG GCACAAAATGATAAGGAGTGGAATTTAAGAGCATGCAGTGCAAAATTTATTGGTATTCTCGCTAATGTATTTGGAGATGAAATTCTTCTAACACTCATGCCTCTTATTGAG GCAAAACTATCAAAATTCGATGATGAGACTTGGAAAGAGAGGGAAGCTGCAGTGTTTGCTTTTGGAGCCATTGCTGAAGGAtgcaatagttttttttacccTCATTTGGCTGAG ATTGTAGCAATCCTTCGTCGTCTTTTAGATGATCAATCTCCTCTCGTACGAAGGATAACGTGTTGGACACTTTATCAATTTGGCACATATGTTTTTGAG GAAAGTAATTTGGAGAATAGTAAACTCTTTACAAAAGTTCTTCATGGTTTTCGTTTCAAACTTTTGGATTCGAACATCTGGGTCCAGGAAGCTGCATGTTTGGCTTTGACAACTTTTGAAGAG GATGCTGGTGACAAATTAGTACCACACCtggaaaaaatattacaacaGCTAATGCGCGCTTTTGGAAAGTATCAG aAGAGGAACTTAAAAGTTCTTCTTGATGCTATTAGAGCACTAGCAGATTCAGTTGGAATCAATCTGAACAAG CGTGCTTatattaagattttgattCCCCCACTGGTTTCAACGTTGGAACAAATTTCCAATTCAGATAAAGATGTAATTCCATTGCTGAAGTGCTTCACATCCATTTCTAAG GTTTCACAAAGTAATCTAAGGGATATGCTTCTTAAGTGTTTCATGGATGAAACTCCAGATGTTAGAGAAAGTGCTTTTGCCCTTATTTGTCATCTTACAAAA GTACTCCCGGATTATCTAGAACCCCGCCTGCTTGAGTTCCTCGAAATCGCCAGCCAACAACTG AGTGCAAATTTTAGCGGAGAAAACCTTTCTGCTGCGAATAATGCTTGTAAAGCAATAGGAGAATTAGCGGTCAAG TATCCTCAAGAAGTCTCACCAATTGTGACCAATGTTGTCTATTCATTAGGCATGATTATTCAACTCGGAGAG ACACTAGAGTTGAAGAGTTTAACTACACTAGTTGAATACAATGCAATTGAACTAGCTATGAACAGTGCAATTACCGTTGGGATACTAGCACGGATTCGTCCAGACCTCAGTGCACGATCCATTGAGAACTTCATGAAGCCTTGGTGCATGAGATTGGCAAC GTTAGATGATGACagtacaaaagaaaatgcatTTCAAGGGTTATGTGAAATG GTTAAGGTGAATCCATCAAGATATGTCAGCTCCGTTGCTTTCATATGCTTAGCGATCGCAAGCTGGAAA GATATGGAAAACAAGGTCATCCAAAGCGAATTCTCCAAAGTGCTGATAGGCTATAAAAAC ATGCTTGGAAAAAACTCATGGGAAGAATGTCTCTCTGTTTTGGATCCTCTTGCTAAGGAAAGGCTTGCTGCGAGGTATCAAGTGTGA
- a CDS encoding transportin — translation SANITKGNLDVTTNACEAIGELAVKGVNNALVENSAITLGRLALIRPDLVAPYMKPWSMALSMK, via the exons AGTGCAAACATTACTAAAGGAAACCTTGATGTCACAACTAATGCTTGTGAGGCCATAGGAGAATTAGCGGTAAAG GGTGTCAATAACGCACTAGTTGAGAACAGTGCAATTACCCTCGGGAGACTAGCATTGATTCGACCAGACTTAGTTGCACCATACATGAAGCCATGGTCCATGGCATTGTCAAT GAAATAA